A region from the Thermogemmatispora onikobensis genome encodes:
- a CDS encoding Hsp20/alpha crystallin family protein gives MRMRYRSVTYRYIDGSGQQLQRHYRQLLQEVLWQSQQALLQHSEVWRPPADIRESAEQVVVKIELAGMSEDEINVTLYEDALVVSGERRDDNEDRENLSYQEAQIRYGPFRVEVFIPSPIDREAVTARYENGFLWVTLPKLPATRSEPQRVQVRQSATEK, from the coding sequence ATGCGGATGCGCTACCGCTCGGTGACCTATCGCTATATCGATGGGTCGGGGCAACAACTGCAACGCCACTATCGCCAGTTGTTGCAGGAAGTTCTCTGGCAGAGCCAGCAGGCGCTTCTCCAACACTCGGAGGTCTGGCGCCCTCCTGCTGATATACGCGAATCGGCGGAGCAGGTCGTCGTGAAGATAGAGCTTGCCGGAATGTCAGAGGATGAGATTAACGTTACACTCTACGAAGATGCGCTGGTGGTCAGCGGCGAGCGGCGAGATGACAATGAGGACCGCGAGAACCTCTCCTATCAGGAGGCGCAGATCCGCTATGGACCTTTTCGCGTCGAGGTCTTCATTCCCTCGCCTATCGATCGCGAGGCAGTGACGGCACGCTATGAAAATGGTTTTCTCTGGGTCACGTTGCCCAAGCTGCCCGCGACCCGCAGCGAGCCTCAGCGCGTCCAGGTTCGGCAGAGTGCCACGGAGAAGTAG